One part of the Quercus lobata isolate SW786 chromosome 7, ValleyOak3.0 Primary Assembly, whole genome shotgun sequence genome encodes these proteins:
- the LOC115951669 gene encoding zinc finger BED domain-containing protein RICESLEEPER 4-like produces MDQSEEMRDDECLSRSASPLFSPSEGNDSSKHSLPIWSSPSLELVDDLSSNQDVDSTPCSSPTEISSNGSKEKRISVVWNHCKKRKVEEDLVGESKQQVSMDCYHFDPNLVRRKLTNMVILHEYPLNMVEHIGFREFSASLQPLFKMVCRNTLKRDIFKIYDYERGKTFMELEKIPSRIAISTSMWTSSNKRR; encoded by the exons ATGGATCAAAGTGAAGAGATGAGAGATGACGAGTGCTTGTCTCGCTCAGCCTCGCCATTGTTTTCTCCCAGTGAAGG AAATGATAGCTCTAAACATTCGCTACCAATTTGGAGTAGTCCATCTCTGGAGTTGGTAGATGATTTGTCATCTAACCAGGATGTTGATTCAACACCTTGTTCTAGTCCAACTGAAATTTCGTCAAATGGTagtaaagaaaagagaatatCGGTTGTATGGAATCATTGTAAGAAACGAAAAGTTGAAGAGGACTTGGTTGGTGAGTCTAAACAACAAGTGAGTATGGACTGTTATCATTTTGATCCAAACTTAGTGAGGAGGAAGCTTACGAACATGGTCATCTTGCATGAGTACCCTCTAAACATGGTTGAACACATTGGTTTTAGAGAATTTTCAGCTTCTCTTCAACCATTATTTAAGATGGTTTGTAGAAACACATTAAAGAGagacatttttaaaatttatgattatgaAAGGGGGAAGACTTTTATGGAGTTGGAGAAGATTCCAAGTAGAATTGCAATCTCAACTTCAATGTGGACTTCAAGCAACAAAAGGAGATAG
- the LOC115954286 gene encoding zinc finger BED domain-containing protein RICESLEEPER 2-like → MLVKAHYIDDSWTLESRFMRFIYVPSPHTNEVLYNALLDCLLEWNVDRKLSTVVVDDYGTTDAMIKILLDKFQISSLILHGSLLHMRCAAYIFNLIAQDGLAVIGESIDKIRESVLFWTTSKKRNNKFEEAARQLYISSTKELILDSKTRWNSTYLMLSTALVYKDVFLHLRQCDSSYNCIPSEIDWEVVKDICGTLELFYDMTKFVSGTTYPKASMYFHYMCQVKIELSECIVSSNEVIRKMASNMLEKFDSYWNVVDRIMGVAAVLDPRFKMKLLEWCFPTIYGDTAYEEIEKIRRIFYDLLEQYHSKEMDKEDSFANSSFCMTKGSQSKSLYEFDLFVSSEIKCRNVKLEFDHYIEDGVLPRTLNFDILSWWKGNGVKYPTLQRIARDILAVPVSTVALESPFSTNERLLGPHRNRLHPKTLEALMCAQNWLQNEIKGSSSKLEGGTIQTILDDYDDRGVESDDTEPLEWNSFSCL, encoded by the exons ATGCTAGTCAAAGCACATTATATTGATGACTCTTGGACGTTGGAAAGCCGGTTTATGAG gTTTATTTATGTACCTTCTCCACACACAAATGAAGTTCTTTATAATGCCCTTCTAGATTGCTTATTAGAATGGAATGTTGATAGGAAGTTATCTACTGTAGTTGTGGATGATTATGGTACAACTGATGCAATGATAAAAATTCTCTTGGACAAGTTTCAAATTAGTTCACTTATATTGCATGGATCATTGTTGCATATGCGTTGTGCTGcgtatatttttaatttgattgctCAAGATGGTTTGGCTGTTATTGGTGAAAGTATTGACAAGATTCGTGAAAGTGTACTCTTTTGGACAAcatcaaaaaagagaaataacaAATTTGAAGAAGCAGCAAgacaattatatatttcaagcACTAAAGAGTTGATTCTTGATTCAAAGACTCGTTGGAACTCTACATATTTGATGCTTTCTACTGCTTTAGTTTATAAAGATGTCTTTCTTCACTTGAGACAATGTGATTCATCTTATAATTGCATACCAAGTGAGATTGATTGGGAGGTAGTAAAAGATATTTGTGGTACATTGGAATTATTTTACGACATGACAAAGTTTGTTTCTGGTACTACCTACCCTAAAGCTAGCATGTATTTTCATTATATGTGCCAAGTGAAAATAGAGTTATCTGAATGTATCGTATCTTCAAATGAGGTGATTAGGAAGATGGCATCAAACATGTTGgaaaaatttgatagttattgGAATGTGGTTGACCGTATCATGGGTGTCGCTGCTGTCTTAGATCCAAGATTTAAGATGAAGTTGTTAGAATGGTGTTTCCCTACAATTTATGGCGACACAGCTTATGAAGAAATTGAGAAGATTAGGAGAATTTTCTATGACTTGCTTGAGCAGTACCATTCTAAGGAAATGGATAAAGAAGACAGTTTTGCTAATTCTTCATTCTGTATGACAAAGGGTTCTCAATCTAAGTCACTTTATgagtttgatttgtttgttagTAGTGAAATAAAGTGTAGGAATGTGAAATTAGAGTTTGATCATTACATTGAGGATGGAGTGTTGCCAAGAACcctaaattttgatattttgtcaTGGTGGAAGGGTAATGGTGTGAAGTATCCTACTTTGCAACGCATTGCAAGGGATATTCTAGCTGTTCCGGTGTCAACAGTTGCTTTAGAATCCCCTTTCAGTACTAATGAGCGATTGTTGGGTCCACACCGTAATAGACTTCATCCAAAGACATTGGAGGCATTGATGTGTGCCCAAAATTGGTTGCAAAATGAAATTAAAG gGTCTTCATCTAAGCTAGAAGGTGGCACAATCCAAACAATTCTTGATGATTATGATGATCGTGGCGTGGAAAGTGATGACACTGAGCCTTTGGAATGGAATAGCTTTAGTTGTTTATGA
- the LOC115954154 gene encoding protein DETOXIFICATION 22-like isoform X2 has product MASALGTLCGQSYGAKQYHMLGVYLQRSWIVMFVASIFLLPLFIFTTPILKLLGQSDSMAYIGGEVGRWLISSLFAFIVSFTCQMYLQSQSKNMIITYLAAVTIVIHIFLSWLLTVKYKLGIPGAMLSTVFAFWIPNIGQLIYVMCGGCRDTWKGFSLLAFKDLWPVVKLSLSSGVMLCVELWYYTALVLITGYLKNSEASIDALTICLNINGWEMMISLGFMSAASVRVGNELGRGSSTAAKFSIVVTVFTSFIIGFVLFLFFLFLKGRLAYIFTENEEVVEAIAGLSPLLAVSILLNSVQPVLSGVAVGAGWQSIVAYVNVASYYIIGVPIGLVLGYVFDMGVKGVWMGMLFGTFVQTIALVIITYKTNWDEQVIAARNRVKRWAVDDAQEPKLTTSDVS; this is encoded by the exons ATGGCTAGTGCATTGGGAACTCTCTGTGGGCAATCATATGGTGCAAAACAATACCACATGCTTGGAGTATATCTTCAAAGATCGTGGATCGTAATGTTCGTTGCATCAATTTTCCTTCTCCCACTATTTATCTTCACAACCCCGATTCTAAAGCTTTTAGGCCAAAGTGATAGTATGGCATATATAGGAGGAGAGGTTGGTCGGTGGTTAATTAGTAGTTTGTTTGCTTTTATTGTGTCTTTTACATGTCAAATGTATTTGCAATCACAGAGCAAGAACATGATTATTACTTACTTGGCAGCAGTGACAATTGTAATCCATATCTTCCTTTCATGGCTTTTAACTGTGAAATATAAGCTTGGGATTCCTGGGGCAATGTTATCAACTGTGTTTGCATTTTGGATTCCCAATATTGGTCAACTTATATATGTTATGTGTGGAGGTTGTCGGGATACATGGAAGGGTTTCTCTTTATTGGCTTTCAAGGATCTTTGGCCTGTTGTCAAGCTTTCTCTATCATCTGGTGTTATGCTTTG TGTGGAACTTTGGTACTACACAGCATTGGTTCTTATAACAGGATACCTGAAAAACTCTGAGGCTTCCATCGATGCTCTAACTATATG CCTTAACATCAATGGGTGGGAGATGATGATATCTCTTGGATTCATGTCTGCAGCAAG TGTTCGGGTAGGAAATGAGCTTGGAAGAGGGAGCTCAACAGCTGCAAAGTTCTCAATTGTAGTGACAGTGTTTACCTCATTTATCATTGGATTCGTGCTGTTCCTGTTCTTCCTATTCTTGAAAGGAAGACTTGCTTACATATTCACTGAAAATGAGGAGGTGGTTGAGGCTATCGCGGGCTTGTCACCTTTGCTTGCAGTCTCTATATTATTGAATAGTGTTCAGCCAGTGCTCTCCG GAGTTGCTGTTGGAGCTGGCTGGCAAAGCATTGTAGCATACGTTAACGTAGCCAGCTATTACATTATAGGGGTTCCAATTGGCCTTGTGCTTGGATATGTTTTTGATATGGGAGTCAAA GGTGTTTGGATGGGAATGTTGTTCGGAACTTTTGTTCAAACCATTGCACTTGTCATTATCACCTACAAAACCAATTGGGACGAACAG GTAATTGCAGCTCGTAACAGAGTAAAAAGATGGGCTGTGGATGATGCTCAAGAGCCAAAGCTTACCACGTCAGATGTTAGCTAG